The genomic stretch TCTTTAGAGGGTagtgctgctccaggtgagATTTACAGGCCTGCACAGGCTCCTCTAATTTGATTAGAGGCTGACTGGGATGGCCAGGCTATTACTGCTTCCGAGGTACTAAAGCTGCCTGGGTACTGATGGGTTTATGAAACATTGTTTCTCACTTCATTGCAGCTCCCACAAAGAATTATTGGATCAGGTTAGTGATAGATTCCTAATAAAGAATGTCTCAATGAGGCAGTTTATTTTGCAGAAAGCTTGTTCCAGACTAGCAGGCTGTGAAATCTGGAGGTTCCCACGAGGATAAATATGCTGAAATAAACTGCAATTATAAAAACACctccatgctttttttttcatttgaaagactgaaaaaagtGTCATCGTGTTAGCCTGAGCAGGAGGTAATTAGCATCGAATTAGCAAACAGACAATGACAAAAGCTGGGTTTTTCCCTCTAGTGAGCATTGCAAAAGGACTTAAAACCTTTTTATCTGCAGGGATGAGAGGTTGCAGCCCAAGATGAAATAGAATCTGATGGTCAGCTCCAGCCTGTTCTGACACTTATGGTGCCTGTTTCTTCACAAAATACAGTCAGGGAGCACCTGCACAATCTCCTCCTCTAGGGGACAGGAAGAAGTTCTGCTTGTTCCCCTTTATCTCCTTGCTTGCTGTTATTATCATCTGTCCCTACAGTCTGTGGGTTTGGCTTCCTGAGTGTCAAGATAATCCTTCTGCACGATTTCCTCAGCCAGCCGTTTGATTTTTATTGGTAATGTTAAGATAAAGCCAGAAAGCTTGTTATCAGCAGCTCTGAGGTCTCTGTCAGCCTCTtggtgttttccctttctcccaaaCAAGGGAGTATCTGTATGGCTTTGCCAGGAGGATATTACTTCAGGCAGGCAGATTCCAATCAGTTTGGTCTGGGGCTTTTATAAGCCCTAGTGTTTTACTGTTTTAGATCTCTTTGCTAACTGCTTGTTTGCTCTGTGGGTAAAGCCATTTGTTTCCAGCAGCTTCCCGTGAGAACGGCCGGCTCCGAGGGAGCGTGTCCCCAGGAGGGTGCACTGTGGTTCTCCGCTGGTCACATGCACAAACAGAAATTACTAATTGCCCGAGGGCACCGCAGTAAAAGCCAAGACAAGAGGCGGGACTGTTGAGGAGTTCGAAGTCTCTGCCCTCCAGATCTATCCTGAGGCTTGTTTGGTATTCTAAGGAGTGCTTGGAAAGTACAATACACATTTTGGCTTTTCTCCGTTGTCTTGTGCAGAGCATGCAGAACTGGTTGCCAGTTGCTGTGtggagctgcctgagctggtGACCAAGGGCTTTAAAGAGTCTCTTTCCTGCGAAGGTGTTTTGTGTGATTCAGCACAGCTCACCCAGTGCTCGCTCACATTGTTCCATGTGCAGGATTTCAGGCTTTGAAGTCATTTTAGTCGATACAACCTTTCTTCTGTCAGAGCAGAAAGTCCTTTCTTCAGGAAGAttaaatccttttccttttagagctgctgaggagctctgACAACAGCATTTGCTGGCTGGTATTACAGAAGTCACAGCATTTCCAGAAGTTACATCTTCTCTTCACAAATCAGCAGAAATTTCATTCTTTCCCTGCCACCCCCGACTCTgcctcctccttttttctccccttctttatttttggggagatttgggggttggggtgggggtttttgttgttttttcagagttctttttggtgtttggtttttttccccttaagaTGAAAAATGCGAAGTTTAAAGTCACATTGCTTTGAGAAACACTTCTCCAGGTCCCATCTTTTCACTATCCCTGCCTTGtgaccaggaaaaaaaaaaagaaaaataaatactatatTTCTTATAacataaaaaattacatttcagcCAGGAACTCCAGCCTAGGTGATGACCCAAGAACAGGCATTTGTGACTGTGCCGACCCGAGTTTTGTACGAGGGCAGGGTGGGAGCCGCAGCTCCAGGCCTGTTACGGCTCCGGCTCTGTCACAGGAGCGGCGCCGGTGCCGCCGCGGGCGGCTGCAGGACCCCGCGGTCCCGCGGCTGCATGCGGGCGTCCCGTGCGCGTCTCGGCAGCAGGGGAAGCTCCAGGCCGGCGGGTCGGAACTCCTCCCGCCTCCTCCGGGCGGTAGCAGCCCGGCACCCGCCCAGCAGCGCGGGGAGCGGCCGGCTCCCCTCAGCGCcgggcggccgggccggccgAGCCGCCGCTCCCTCCGCGCGCCCCCTCACGGCGACCTTCCGGCTGCGGGGGCCGGCCGGTGGCGGCGGACGGACAGCTCCTATGGCCAATCGGCGCTCGGACCGGCACGGGGCGCCCCGCCCCTCCAGTCGTGAAGACCAATCAGCGCCGTTCctgcgggccgggggcgggacTTCCGCGACCGGGGAGGCGGTTTTGTGTGTGCGAGCGCTGCGCGGTCCCGGCtccccgcgggcggcggcgcttggggggcccggcccggcccgacCCCGCGGGCAGCGctgagcggcggcggcggagggggGGTCCCCTCCCCTGCCGTAGTGGGGGGCCCCCGCGGAGGCGGCGGGGTCCCCCCGAGGGCGCGGTAGTGACGGCGGCTCGTCCCCCGGTTCGTCCCCCGGTTGTCGGCTCCCCGCGCGGGGTGAGGGGCGGGCAGGTGGGCGATGAATGGGTTCAGCACCGAGGAGGACAGCCGGGATgggccgcccgccgcccccttTTAcggccagagctgctgcctcatcGACGACGGGGACCGCTGCGTGCGCCCCGCCGGCAACGCGTCCTTCAGCAAGAGGATCCAGAAGAGCATCTCGCAGAAGAAGCTGAAGCTGGACATCGACAAAAGTGTGAGTGCGGCCTCGGCCAGGGCTGCCGGGCGCCGCCGAGCCCTCCGGAGAGGCGGGCGGGCCGGCCCCAGCCGCCACCGCACTGCGGTGCCTCCGGGGAGATGCGGATCCGCCCGGCGAGTTGAGCTCCCGGGCGGCCGGGGGGGTTCgcgccggggctggggctgtgcggCACACCCGGTGCCTCCGGACCGCGTCTGCCCGTCCGCAGCCTTACAGCGCTCGGGAAAGGGAAGGACGTGCCTGGGTGGACCCGGCTGTTCCCCGGGTGCAGAGCCGGCTTttccctgtggctctgcccGCCTGCTGAAGCACAATGTAGCTAAAGCACTAAACGCCGCGTTTGGGAGGCGGGTGGTGTGCGGGGAAGCCAAGGAGAGAGCTGTCAGTGTTCGGAGGCAGGAGTGCTGTTCCCATTGCGGGCTCGGCTTGGaaaggctgctgctgtcaggtgAAAACAGCGCTGTGGTTGCTGCTTCAGTCAGGCGGCACTGACGTTACTTCTTTAATTGGTAAGAATTGGTGTTGTGGTGAAGCAGGTTAAAGACCGAGCTGGCGGTTAGATGTGCTGCCTTCTTCAGCAGGGTTTATTCGCACACAGAACAGCCCGGTTTGCTGCCTAATGACATTGACAGCTGTCAGCTCGAGATACAAACGGGTTATTTGCCCAGCAGAGAAATAcgcagagcagagcagatcaCAGAAGGAATTTCTCAGAAGTGACTTCGTTAACGGAATTCAGCTCTGCATGCTTTTTTTTCGCCTGATCTGTAAAGAtcaaaaccactgaaaacaaagcaaaagcaaaaaaaaaaaaaaaaaggtgaagttTTGAGTCAGTCTGTTTGGCAGCTCCCCCAGTTGGTTGGGTCCCTTCTGCACAGCCGAAATGCATCGTGTCACGGGAAAAGTGACTCAGTTTGAAACATATTCTTAAAAAATAGAGCATTTTTCCCAGTTGTAATTTTCAGCAGATTTGTCTAGTGGCGTAGTAGTTTCTTGCATTTTAGAAATGAGTCTTTGTTGACAGATGCCAGGCTTTAGaaacaaaaaggggaaatgagACTAATGCAGTCAGAACAAAGGGAAAGTGTAAAGCAGGCTGCGTGGAGTGATTTTGGATGTAGGGTGCCTGTGTTATCTGAAGACATTTTGCTGATATTATAGGTACCAAATAATTTTGATCATTTGAAGTCCTTTGTTTTGCTAACTCTAGTGAGATTATATTTGTTAAAAGGGAGATTCCATTGCTGAACAAGCAATTGAAAGGAGGCTATTCTGCATTTgatctgtttgttttaattgaGGTGATCAGCCCAAGTTTTATTTGTCTAGGTTTTGAAACATTTGCCTTAATAATCTTTTGTACTATTCAAGCCAGAAAGTTCACAAGAATGAAATAGAATAATGCATTTTTGGTAGCTACCTGCTAGTAAGACCTGAAATAAACACACTTCCTCCAGACAAGcacccatttttttttcctgacatatGATTGCAgccataaaaaagaaatttattatCTCCAGAGGTTCAATTCAGCTGGAGCTTgagttctttgttttctttgcctttaatCTTTGTAAGGTGAGTTATCTCTGAATAAAGAGCGTGATATCAGGGCTGGGATTTAAGATTAGAAATTCCTTGATGTCAGTCGGTCACGCCAGTCTTGAGGGATGCACCTGACACTGCTGTCGAAGTGGCTGCTGTTGGATGCTGTTTCACAGTATCTTTTTTGATTGCTTTTCACCACTTCTGGTTCTCAGGTGAGACATCTGTACATTTGTGATTTTCACAAGAACTTCATTCAGAGTGTTCGGaacaagaggaagaggaagacaaGCGATGATGGAGGCGACTCTCCTGA from Camarhynchus parvulus chromosome 13, STF_HiC, whole genome shotgun sequence encodes the following:
- the SAP30L gene encoding histone deacetylase complex subunit SAP30L, with the protein product MNGFSTEEDSRDGPPAAPFYGQSCCLIDDGDRCVRPAGNASFSKRIQKSISQKKLKLDIDKSVRHLYICDFHKNFIQSVRNKRKRKTSDDGGDSPEHDTDVPEVDLFQLQVNTLRRYKRHYKLQTRPGLNKAQLAETVSRHFRNIPVNEKETLAYFIYMVKNNKSRLDQKSEGSKQLD